Below is a window of Vallicoccus soli DNA.
ACCTCGTCCTCGCGGCCACGAGCGTCCAGGTGCCGCGCTACGTCCCCGAGGTGCGCCTGCACCTCGCCGACGACATGACGCTGCTGTGGCAGCGCATGGAGCGCGAGACGGGGGCCACCGGCACCGAGCCGCCGTACTGGGCCGCCGCCTGGGCGGGCGGGCAGGCCGTCGCCCGGCACGTGCTGGACGCCCCGGAGGTGGTGCGGGGCCGCACGGTGCTCGACCTCGCCACCGGGTCCGGGCTCTGCGCGGTCGCCGCGGCGCTGGCCGGGGCGCGGCACGTCACGGGCGTCGACGTCGACCCGTGGGCGGTCGCGGCGCTGCGGGAGAACTGCCTCCTCAACGGCGTCTCGGTGGAGCCGGTCCTCGCCGACCTGCTCGACGGGCCGCCCGCGACGGCCGACGTGGTGCTGGCCGGGGACGTGAGCTACGAGCGGGGCATGGCCTCGCGGATGTACGCGTGGCTGCGGCGCTGCCACGACGCCGGGTGCGACGTGCTGGTCGGCGACCCCGGGCGCGCGTTCCTGCCGCCGGGGCTCGTCGAGGTGGCGCGATACGACATCGTCGGCGACCCGGTCCTGGAGAACGCCGGGGTGCGCCGGGCGGCGGTGTACCGGCTGGGGTGACGCGGCCCGCGCCCGGACCGACCCGCCGGGGGCACGGGTAGCCTCGGCGGAGGTGGCGCCGGGTCGGCCGGGCCGGGACCCGCGGGGGCGTGCGTGGTGGCGGAGCAGCAGGACGGCGGGTCCGGGCGGCCGCGCCGCGGGGGCCTGCGCGGGCTCGTCGACCGCGCGCTGCTCACCGTCTGGGGCCCGCCCGACCTCGACCCCTCGGTGCGCCGCCGCAGCCCCCTCGAGGGCACCGAGTGGGACCCGCAGGTGCGCAAGGCGCGCCGCGCCGAGCGGCGCCGCCGGGGCTGACCCCCCGAGACGCCGTGGCGCGGCGGCCCTCGGCGCGGACGTCGCACCCCTCCCCGCCGTGATCATGCGCGGAGGGCGCACCCCCGCGCCGCACGGGCCGCCGGCCGAGGACGGCACCGGCACCGCCGCGCCATCCGCGCATGACCACGGCAGGACTGAGGACGGACCGGCCGCCGCCGGCGTCTCGGGGCGGGCGCCTACCCCCGCGCGAGGTGCCGGGCGATGACCATGCGCTGGATCTGGTTCGTGCCCTCGAAGATCTGCATGACCTTGGCCTCGCGCATGTACCGCTCGACGGGGAAGTCCCGCGTGTAGCCGGCACCGCCGAGCACCTGCACCGCGTCGGTGGTCACCCGCATCGCCGCGTCGGTGGCGACGAGCTTGGCGATGCTGGCCTGCCGCGAGTACGGCTTCCCCGCGTCCTTGCGCCGGGCCGCGTCGAGCACCGTGGCGCGCGCGGACTCGACGGCCGCGGCCATGTCCGCGAGCAGGAAGCCGAGGCCCTGGTGGTCGATGATCGCCTTGCCGAACGCCTGGCGCTCCTTCGCGTACGCCACCGCGTCGTCGAGCGCGCCCTGCGCCAGCCCGACGGCGACCGCCGCGATCCCGAGCCGGCCCGAGTCGAGCGCGGAGAGCGCGATGGGCAGCCCCTGCCCCTCCTCGCCGAGGCGCCGGTCCGCGTCGACGCGGACGCCGTCGAACCACATCGTCGCGGTCGTCGACCCGGTGAGGCCCATCTTCTGCTCCGGCGGCGCCGCGCTCAGCCCCGCGGCGTCGCCCGGCACGAGGAAGCACGAGACCCCGCGGGACCGGTCGTCGGAGGTCCGCAGGAACGCCGTGTAGGAGTCGGCGTGCCCGCCGTGGGTGACCCACGCCTTGGCGCCGTCCAGGACGTACGCGTCGCCGTCGCGCCGCGCGGTCGCCCGCATCGCCGCCGGGTCCGAGCCCGCGTGGCTCTCCGACAGGCAGTACGCCCCCAGCAGGTCGCCCGCGAGCAGGTCCGGCAGCCACCGCTCCTGCTGCTCCGGCGTCCCGGCCGTGGCGAGCGGGAAGCAGGTCAGCCCGTGGACGCTGACGCCCACCGCCACGCTCGCCCAGACGGCGCCGAGCTCCTCGAGCACCTGCAGGTAGACCTCGTACGGCTGCCCCGCACCGCCCTGCTCCTCGGGGTACGGCAGCCCGAGCAGGCCGCTCTTGCCCAGCAGGGCGAAGACGTCGCGGGGGAAGCGCTCGTCCCGCTCGTCCTGGGCGACCCGCGGCGCCAGCTCGTCGCGGGCGATCTCGCGCACGAGGTCGAGGAGCTCGGCGGCCTCCTCGGTGGGGAGCAGGCGCTCGACGGGCACGGGGTCCTCCTGCGGCGTCCGCGGCCGCTCCGGTGCGGCCGCTCCGCGGCTACGGTACGGCCCGTGAGCGCCGCCGCCGAGCCAGAGCCCGCCCACGAGCCCACCGACCGTCCGGTCGACCAGCCCCGCGACCAGCCCCGCGACCAGCCCCGCGACCAGCCCCGCGACCAGCCCGTCGACCGGACGGGCCACGTCATGGTCCTGTCCGGCGGGAGCCGCGGCATCGGCCTGGCGATCGCGGTGCGCTGGGCCCGCGGCGGCGGCGACGTCGTCCTGCTCGCCAAGACGGCGGCGCCGCACCCCCGGCTCGAGGGCACGCTCGCCACGGCGGCCGCCGCGGTGGAGGAGGCCGGCGGGCGGGCCCTGCCGGTCACCGGCGACGTGCGGTCCGACGAGGACGTGGCGCGCGCGGTGGCCGCGGCCGTGCAGCGGTTCGGCGGCGTCGACGTCGTCGTCAACAACGCCAGCGCGATCGACCTGTCCGGCGTCCGCGACCTGCCCATGAAGCGCTACGACCTGCTGCAGGACGTCGACGCGCGGGGGACGTACCTGCTGACGGCCACCTGCGTGCCGCACCTCGAGGAGAGCGCGCGGGCCGGGCGCCGCCCGCACGTGCTCACGCTCTCGCCGCCGATCGACCTGGACCCGCGCTGGTTCGACCCGATGACGGCGTACGCCATGGCGAAGTACGGGATGAGCATGTGCACGATCGGCTTCGCCCGCCAGCTCGCCGGCGCGGGGGTCGCCGTGGACTCGCTGTGGCCGCGCACGACGATCGCGACCGCGGCGGTCGCGAACCTGCTCGGCGGGGAGGCCGCCCTGCGCCGCAGCCGGACCCCGGAGGTGGTCGCCGACGCCGCCTGGGAGCTGCTCACCCGCCCCGGCTGGTCCACGGGCGGCTTCCACGTCGACGAGGACGTGCTGCGCGCGGCCGGGACGAGCGACCTGTCGCGCTACCTCGCGCCCGGTGCGCGCGAGGAGGACCTGGCGACGGACTTCTTCCTGCCCGGCGGGGAGGTGCCGCCCCGCACCCCTTGACGGCGGACCTCCCGCGGCAGTTGCCTGTGCTTCCCAACACAGCACGTGGAGGTCCGATGACGCACCGCCGCAGATGGGCAGCAGCCGGGACAGGGACCCTGCTCGCCGCCGCCCTCGCCGTCACCACCCCGGGCGCGACCGCCGCGGGCCCGGCGAGCAGCGGCGTCGCCGCGGTCGTCGCGTCCGGCGAGCGGCTCGCCCCCGGCGAGACCGCGCTCGTCCGCCTGGCGGTGCCGGACCGCGCCGCGGCCGACCGCCTGGTCGCCTCCGGGGCCGACGTGGCGGCAGGCCCCAGCCGGCGCGGCGGCGTCGTGACCGTCGACGTGGTCCTCACCGGGCGCGAGCTGGCCGCGCAGCAGCGCGCCGGTGCCCGCCTGGTGCAGGTGGTGCAGCGCGAGGGGCAGGGCACCGCCCGGTACGCCGCCTCCGCCCGCGCCGCCGCCGCGGCAGCGCGGGGGCCGCAGCGGACCGCCGCGGCCCGCGCGGGCGCCGCCGACGTCGCGAACCCCGACGTCCTGGCCTTCGGCCAGGCGTACTGGTGGACGTCGAAGGGCCAGACCTTCGCGCAGGTGCAGGTGGGCACCTCCGCGACCGACGACCCGGACCTGGAGGTCGAGGTCACCTGGAGGACGGCGGACGGGCGGAGCGGCACGTTCCCGCTCGTGCGCTTCGTCGACGCGGGCGAGTACCAGTTCCACTACGCGCTGCCCGTGCCGGTGCCGGGGCAGCCCGTCGCGCTCACCGCCGCGTCGAGCCTCGGCGGCACGAAGACCGCGCGCCCGAGCGCCTGGCCCGGCACGACGCCGCCGGACCTGCCCGAGGGCTACCAGAGCGACTTCATCGACGCGTACATGGCGCCCACCGAGGTCAAGGCCCGCATCGCCCGGCTTGGGCGCCAGTACCGCGACCTCGTGACCGTCGTCGACCTGCCGCACCGGACGCAGGGCTACCGGCGGACGGCGACGGCGTACCTGGGCGACCCGGCGACCGCGGCCGTGGTCGTGGAGTCGGTCAAGTTCGGCGACCAGGGCATGAACGGCGTCGTCGTCCAGGCCGTGGACCCGGGCCGGCGGAACCGTCCGCTCACCGCCCGCTACCGCGACCGGGTCCTCACCGTGCAGCTGGCCACCGGCGCGGACGGAGCCGTCTACAGCACGGCGGACGACGTGGCCGAGCTCGTGAGCAAGCGCTTCCCGAACGTGTTCCGGGCCTTCGCCCGGGCCGGGCAGGGCGCCGGCGTCGTGCAGCCCTCGGCGGCCGCACGGCTCGACGACGGGCTCGACGCGCCCGCCGGCGTGAGCCGCCGCCCGTGGACCGTGCAGGCGCTGCGCATCGGCTACCACCGCGACGGGTCGCGGCCGGGCGTGCTCGCGTACTCGCAGGAGCACGCGCGCGAGTGGGCCACCCCGCTCGTCACGCTCGAGTTCGCCGAGCGGCTGCTGGCCAACGCCCGTACGGACGAGGGGACGCGCGAGCTCCTCGAGGAGACCGAGGTCTTCGTCATCCCGACCGTCAACCCGGACGGCGCCAACTACTCGTTCTACGACGAGAACTTCCAGCGCAAGAACCTCGACGACTGGTGCGAGGGCGCCCAGCGCGACCCCGCGAACGCCTCCCGGATCGGCGTCGACATCAACCGGAACTACGCGACGGGGTCGGTGTACGACGGCTACGCGGGCGGCAGCCTGGACTGCCTGTCCGGGACCGCCGCGGGCCCGGCGGAGCTGTCGGAGCCGGAGAGCCGCAACGTCATCGACCTGGCCCGGGCCAACCCGAGCATCCGCTACGCGCTCAACGTCCACAGCTACGGCGGCTACTTCATGTGGTCCCCGGGGGCGTACAAGGCCGAGGGTCGCGTGACGCTCCCCCGCCCGTCGATCGAGACCGCCGCGTCGTTCCTCTCCGACGCCAAGCGCATCGTCGGCGCGATCGCCCGCCACCGCGGCACCGTGACCTGGCCGTCGAACACCGGCCCGGTCGTCGACGTCCTCTACTCCGCGGCCGGCAACTCCGCGGACCAGCTCTACTACGACCTGGACATCACCGCCTGGGACTTCGAGGTCGGCAACGACCTCTGGGACCCGGAGGAGCAGGAGTGGCAGGCCGTCGGCTTCCAGCCGCCGTACGAGGAGGCGCACGAGGAGGCCATGGAGTACGCCGAGGGCCTCGTCGAGCTCGTGCGCATCGCCCGCGACGACGCGCAGGACGGCCGCTGACGCAGGGGTCCGCTGCACCCGCGCCGGCCGCGCCGCCCTCCCGGGCGGCGCGGCCGGTGCCGTACGGGCCGTCAGGCGGCGGGGCGCTGCTCCGCCCAGGCCGCGCGCAGCACGTCCTCGACGGGCGTGACCGGGCGCCCGGCGAGCCGCTCCAGGTCGGTGCTCGTCGTGGCGAGCTCGCCGCGCGCGGTGGTCGCCTCGAGGGCGGCGAGGAAGCCCGCCGTGCCCTCGTCGACGCCGGCGGCGGTGAGGGCCGCGACGTAGTCCTGCGGCGGCAGCGAGCGGTAGGCGACGTCCACGCCGGTCACGGCGCTCGCCGCGCGCGCGATCGCCGCGAAGTCGACGGCGGGGCCGCCGAGCTCGTGCACGTCGCCCGGTCGCCCCTCGGCGAGCACGGCCGCGGCGGCAGCGGCGTAGTCGGCGCGTGCGGCGACGGAGACGCCGGCGTCCCCCGCCGCTCCGAGGAGGGTGCCCGTCGCGGCCCAGGTGCCGAGCTGGGCGGCGTAGTTCTCGGTGTACCAGCCGTTGCGCAGCAGCGCGTGCGGGACGCCGGACGCGGCGAGCAGCTCCTCGGTCGCCTCGTGGTCCGGGGCCAGCGGGTTCGAGGTGCGCCCCGCGCCGAGGATGCTCGTGTACGCCAGCAGCTCCACGCCCGCCTCGCGGGCCGCGTCGACGACCGCGCGGTGCTGCGGCACCCGGCGGCCCGGCTCGCTCCCGCTGACGAGCAGCAGGCGGCGCACCCCGGACAGGGCGGCCCCCAGGGTGCCGGGCCGGTCGTAGTCGGCCTCGCGCACCTCGACGCCCAGCGCGGCCACGTCCCCGGCCCGCTCCGGGGCGCGCACCAGGGCCGCGACCTCTCCGGCGGGCGCGCCGCGCTCGAGCAGCGCGTGGATCACGAGGCGGCCGAGGTGGCCGGTGGCGCCGGTGACGGCGTAGGTGGGCACGGGTCCTCCGGGTGGGCGGGGCGGTTTGCGCAGGGGGAACCCCGCGGCGGCACGGGCTGTTCCGGGGCCGGCGAGCCGTCCACGCCCGCGCCCGGGGTGCCGACGCTCACACCCGGGAACCCCGCCGGGCGGCGGGCCGGCGGGTAGCCTGGACGGGTTCCCGGGCGGCACCACGTCGCCCCTCCCGCGGGCGGACCGCCCGCCAGGTCGCAGGCGCGACGCGCATCCCGACACCAGGGCCGTACCCCGGCCCGCACCGGGCTGCCCTGCCGACGCGGCCTCAGCACGCATCGGAGCTCCATGCCCCACGGCACCACCAGCACGTCCGGCACGACCCGCCCCACCCCCCGCAGCACCGCCCGGCCGCAGCACCGCCCGGCCGCAGCGCGGACCACGTACGGCCGGCGCCCCGCGCCCCGCCCGACCGGTCCGGACCCGCTCGAGCAGCTGTTCACCGCGTCGGCCGAGGCCTTCGACGCGACCGCGGAGCTGCCCTCGTTCCACGACCTCGGCCTGCCGCAGCCGCTCGTCACCGCGCTGGAGCGGCGCGGCATGCACGCGCCGTTCGCCATCCAGGCCCGCGTCATGCCCGACGCGCTCGCCGGGCGGGACGTCCTCGGCCGCGCCCAGACCGGCTCCGGCAAGACGCTCGGCTTCGGCCTGCCGATGCTGACCCGCCTGGCCGGCGGCACCCGCGAGAGCCGCCGCCCGCGGGGCCTCGTCCTCGTCCCGACCCGCGAGCTGGCCAACCAGGTCCGCGACGCGCTCGGCCCGCTGGGGCACGCGCTCGACCTGCGCCTCGGCGTCGTCGTCGGCGGCGCCCCGTACAGCCGGCAGATCGAGCAGCTGCGCCGCGGCGTCGACGTGCTCGTCGCCACCCCGGGCCGGCTCATCGACCTGCTCGACCGCGGCGAGGTGCGCCTCGACGCCGTCGAGGTCACCGTGCTCGACGAGGCCGACTACATGGCGGACCTGGGCTTCCTGCCCGCGGTCACGCAGATCCTCGACCTCACCCCCGCGGGCACGCAGCGCCTGCTCTTCTCGGCCACGCTGGACAGCGGCGTGCGCCGGCTCGTCACCGCGTACCTGCGCGACCCGGCGGCTCACGCGGTCGCCGACGCCACGTCGCACGTCGAGAACATGGAGCACCGGGCGTACGTCGTGCGCCCGCACGAGAAGCTCGCCGTCCTCGCCGAGATCGCCCAGCGCCCGGCGCGCACGCTGTTCTTCGCGCGGACCAAGCAGGGCGCCCAGCGCCTCGCCGACCAGCTCGTCGAGGCGGGCGTGCCGGCGACGGCGATCCACGGCGACCTGCCGCAGGGCGCGCGCCAGCGCGCGCTCGGCGCCTTCGCCGCGGGCCGCAGCCGCGTGCTCGTCGCCACGGACGTCGCCGCGCGCGGCATCCACGTCGACGAGCTCGACCTCGTCGTGCACGTGGACCCGCCGGCGGACCACAAGGACTACCTGCACCGCTCCGGCCGCACGGCGCGCGCGGGCACCGCGGGCGTCGTCCTGTCGATCCTGCTGCCGGGGCAGCGCCGCACCGCCGCCCAGCTGTTCGACCGGGCCGGCGTCGAGGCCGACATGCGGTACGTCGCCCCCGGCGACGAGCTCGTCCGCGAGCTCGCCGAGTCCGGCGAGCCGGTCGTCGTCAAGGAGGAGCCGCGCCGGTCCTCCGGCCCGCGCCGCTCCGGCCCCCGCCGCCCGGGCGGGCGCTACCGGGGCGAGCGCAGCGACCGCGGCGAGCGGGGCGAGCGCAGCGAGCACCGGGGTCCGCGCCGACCGCGGGCCGACGCCGCCTGATCGCCCACCACGGGTAGCGCAGAAGGCGCCCCTGTCGCGCTAGGTCCGCGACAAGGGCGCCTTCTGCGCTACCGGGCCGGGGGGGCGTCGCCCAGCCCATCGACGACACGGCCGTGCTGCGCGTGCGGCCGAAGTCCAGCCGGCGGGCGAGCTCGCCGTACGTGGTCCGGCCGCGGCGGGCGCGCACGACGTCCGCGACCAAGCGGAGCGCGCCGCAGCACGGGCCCGGCCCGACCACCTCGCGCACCTCGACGCCGTGCTCCCGGAGCAGGCGCCGCGCGACTCGTCCGGCGTGATGGACATCGACCAGCCGTGCAGGGCGTCCTCGGACACCCGCGTCTAGGACCACTCCTGCACGACCTCGACCCCCCGGCAGCCGGCTGGTGCGGGTGCGGTCGACCGTGTCGAAGAGGTACGTGCCCCCGCGCGCCGGGACGCGCGCCGTCTCCGCCACCACCCGGGGCAGGTCGTCGACGTGCTCCAGGACGTCGCAGCAGTACACGACGTCGAAGCCGCGTTCCTCCACCGGCAGCGACTCCCCCGCGCCCACCCGGTCGTCGATCGCGAGCCCCGACGCCTCCGCGTGCCGGCGCGCCGTCGCGACCGACACCGCCGACGGGTCGACGCCGGTCACCCGGAGGCCGAGGCGGGCGAACTCCTCGGCGAGGAAGCCGCAGCCGATGTCGAGCGCGCGCAGCCCGTGCACCCCCGCGCCGTAGCGCTGCTCCAGCACGGTGCTCCTGCTGCCGCCCGGCCGCCAGGGGCAGCAGTCGGGCACGGGACGGGCTCGGAGGAGGACACTGCGCCCATGATCGGACGGCTCGAGAAGACGGTGCTCGACTGCCCCGACCCGCGGGCGCTGGCGGCGTTCTACGCCGAGGTGCTCGGGATGCGGGTCACCGAGGACTCCCCGGACTGGGTGGTGCTCGGGCGCCGCCCCGGCGACCGCGACCTGGCGTTCCAGCGGGCGGAGCCGTACGACCCGCCGGACTGGCCCCACCCCGGGCACCCGCAGCAGGAGCACCTCGACGTCCGGGTCGACGACGTGGACGCGGCGGAGCGCTCGGTGCTCGCGCTCGGTGCGCGGCGACTGCCCGCCGAGCGCGAGGAGGGCTTCCGGGTGTTCGCCGACCCGGCGGGGCACCCGTTCTGCCTCCTCTTCGGCTGAGCGGCCCGGGACAGGACGCGACGGCTTCACCCGTACGGCCCACGCGACCACGGCGACCGGCCTACGGTCTGCGGCAAGGCGGCGTCGTCCGCGCCGCCTCGCCGCAGCGAGGAGGCTGCCATGCCCCGACGCGTCGTCCGCACCGTCCTGCTGCTGGCCCTGCTGGCCCTGGTGACTGCCGGGGTCGCCGCACCGCCGGCGGTGGCCGTGGAGCCCGTTCCCACCCGCGTGACCGCCGTCGCGACCCCCACCACGGTGCAGGAGGGCGGGGAGGTCCGGGTCACCGCCACGGTGACGACGGAGGCGGGGGAGGCCGTCACGAGCGGTCGGGTCTGGTTCCTGGTCGGCGATGACGCCCTGTCGTGCCACGGTGAGCTCCGGCCCGTCGACGGGTCCGGCCGGGCGACCGCCAGCGTGAGCATGGTGACGTTCGAGGACCGCAAGGTGCACGTGCGCTTCGAGGGGACGGAGACGTACCAGCCGTCCGGTGCGGACGTCCCGATCCGGATGCTGCCCGTCCTGCTCCCGACGCAACTGACGCTCGACGTGCAGCCGGACCTGTGGTTCGGCACTGCGGTGCTCGTCGGTGACGCGGACGGCGGCCGGCACTGGAGCTGCGGCTACTACGACGACGTCCACAACGGCGGCGTCAGGTTCTACGAAGGCGGGGTCCTCCTCGGCGAGGGCGTGTCCGACGACTGGCTCGACGATCCCGCTCTGGTGGGGGCCATCCTGGCACCGGGGCGGCACCAGGTCCGCGCGGAGGTGCCGCCCAGCGACAGCTACATGGGGCGGGACATGGGCCCTGGGTGGGGCCCCAGCTCAGCTACCTCCACGATCACCGTCACCGCCGAGGGGGCCACGGCGAGCCGTGAGCTGGTGCTGAACCCGTCCTTCGAGCGCGACCTCGTGGGCTGGCGCACCACCGGCGCCTCGATGGCACAGGTGCGGCACGCGGGCGCCCGCGACGGCGAGCAGGTGGCGCGCGTCGCTCGCACCGCAGGCGCCGCGTACGGGTTCGCGGGCAGCGCGCCCACGGTGGTGGCGACCAACGGCGGCGCCACCTACGTCGCCTCCGCGCGGGTGGCCGCCGCAGCGGCCAGCAGCGCCGGCGCTCGACTGGGGCTGATGCTGACGGAGCGCGCGCCGGGCGGCGCGGTGCTGCGTGAGACGCGCCGTGACGTCGCTCTCACGACGGGGTGGCGCCGGGTGGCGGTGGCGGCCGTGGCGTCGCGGGGCGGCAGCTCGCTGAGCCTCCGCCTCGAGCAGTCGGGTGCCGTTGCCGGTCATGCCTTCCTCGTCGACGCCGTCAGCCTGAGGGAGGCGTCGCGCAAGCCCGGCATCCCCGGGACGCTCACGACGTACAGCGCCGGGACGGACTGGACGCCGCTGACGGCCGAGGCGAAGCGCGCAAGCCGGCGCACGACCGGGGAGCCGCTCGAGCTGGCCGCGCTGTCGGCGTACCTCGACGGCCGGGGCGCCCGCGCGGGGCGGCAGGTGCTGCGCGGCGTCGTCTACCGCGACGCGGGCGGCGAGCCCGGCACGCTCGTGGGCACGACGAACCCGGTCGCGGTGGGAGCGGGTGCGCCGGCGGGGTGGCGGGCCCTGCGGTTCGACGTCCCGGTCGAGCTGCCCGCCGGCGCGTACTGGTTCGGCCTGCTCTCCGGCGGCACGGGCGGCGTCGCCCGCTACCTCGCCCAGGACTCCCCCGGCGCCCTGCGCACCGGCGGCGACCGCTGGTCCGACGGACCCACCAGGCTCTTCGGGCCGTCCCGCACGGACGCGAAGGACATGCTCCTGCACGGGGTCGGCGGCTGACCGCCCCCCTCGTGCATGATCGCGCCCGGGTGGGGCGTGCCTCCCCCGGCAGCGCCCGGGCGCGGGCTAGCGTCCTGCGGTGACCTACGGCCCCACCTCCCTCAGCGACCTCACCGCGGCCCGCCGCAAGCCCCCGGCGCCGGAGGTGCAGGCCGAGCACGGGCTGGTGGTGGAGGACGTCGAGACCGGGTTCTGCGGCGCGGTCGTGCGGGTGGAGAAGGTGCCGCTCGGGATGACGGTGACGCTGGAGGACCGGCGGGGGAAGGTGCGCAGCTTCCCGCTCGGGCCGGGGTTCCTGCTCGACGGCCGCCCGGTGGTCCTCGTCCGGCCCCGCCCGCAGCAGCAGGCGCCCGCCGCGCCGGCGCGCACCGCCTCGGGCTCGGTGGCGGTGGCCGGGGTGCGGGCGCGGGTGGCGCGCGAGAGCCGGATCTACGTCGAGGGCAAGCACGACGCCGAGCTCGTGGAGCGGGTGTGGGGCGACGACCTGCGCATCGAGGGCGTCGTTGTGGAGCACCTCGGCGGCGTCGACGACCTGCCCGCGGTGGTGCGCGACTTCCGGCCGGGCCCCGGCCGGCGCCTCGGGGTGCTCGTGGACCACCTCGTGCCCGGCTCGAAGGAGCAGCGGATCGCCGACGAGGTGGCCCGCGGGCGGCACGGCGGCGACGTCCTCGTCGTGGGGCACCCCTTCGTCGACGTCTGGCAGGCGGTGAAGCCGTCCTCGCTCGGGATCGCCGCGTGGCCGCAGGTGCCGCGCGGCACCGACTGGAAGGAGGGCGTCGTCGCGGCCCTGGGCTGGGGCGTGCCGACGTGGGAGGCGTGGAAGCGGGTCCTCGCCGCCGTCGACTCGTACGCCGACCTCGAGCCCGCCCTGCTCGGCCGGGTCGAGGAGCTCATCGACTTCGTCACCGCGCCGGGGCCCGGCGGCGCCTAGCCTGGCGGGGACCAGCGCCGCGCCGAGCAGGAGGCACCCGTGGGCCACCCGTACGGACCGTCGTCCCCCTACGGCCGCGAGCCGTCGCCGCTCGGGCAGGGCGCGATGCGCCCGGAGGACGAGCGCACCTGGGGCGCGGTCGCGCACCTGTCCGGGGTCCTCGCCGCCTGGCTCGCGCTGGGCTTCCTCGGCCCGCTCGTCGTGCTCGCGGTGCAGGGGGGCCGCTCGCCCTTCGTGCGCCGGCACGCGACGGAGGCGCTGAACTTCCAGCTCACCCTGCTCCTGCTCACCGTCGTGGCGTCCGTGCTCGCCATCGTCACGCTCGGCGTCGGCCTGCTCGTCGTGCTGCCGATCGGCGTGGTCGTGCTGGTGTACGCGCTCGTCGCGACGGTCCGCGCCACGGTGCGGGCGAGCAGCGGGCGCGACTACCGCTACGGCCTGTCCTGGCGCATCGTCCGCTGAGCGGGGCCGCGACGCCCACGGCCGCGCGACCCTGACGCGCCGTCGGGGTCCGGGGTCAGGGGACGACCGGGGTGCGCACCCGATGCGCCCTGGGTGCCCGCGCGCCGAGCATGGGAGCACCGAGAGAGGAGCACACCCCATGACCGGCACCGAGACCCCGTACCCGACCCACGACCTGCGCGCCCCGCTCGCGCGCCCCACCGAGGAGGACCGCACCTGGGCGGGGGCCGCGCACGGCGGCGCCCTCGCCGGCGTCCTCGCCGGCGGCCTGTTCGGCGTCGTCGCGCCGATCACCGTCCTGCTCGCCCGCGGGCAGGACTCCCCGTACGTGCGCCGCCACGCGTCCGC
It encodes the following:
- a CDS encoding class I SAM-dependent methyltransferase — its product is MPRYVPEVRLHLADDMTLLWQRMERETGATGTEPPYWAAAWAGGQAVARHVLDAPEVVRGRTVLDLATGSGLCAVAAALAGARHVTGVDVDPWAVAALRENCLLNGVSVEPVLADLLDGPPATADVVLAGDVSYERGMASRMYAWLRRCHDAGCDVLVGDPGRAFLPPGLVEVARYDIVGDPVLENAGVRRAAVYRLG
- a CDS encoding acyl-CoA dehydrogenase family protein, with the translated sequence MPVERLLPTEEAAELLDLVREIARDELAPRVAQDERDERFPRDVFALLGKSGLLGLPYPEEQGGAGQPYEVYLQVLEELGAVWASVAVGVSVHGLTCFPLATAGTPEQQERWLPDLLAGDLLGAYCLSESHAGSDPAAMRATARRDGDAYVLDGAKAWVTHGGHADSYTAFLRTSDDRSRGVSCFLVPGDAAGLSAAPPEQKMGLTGSTTATMWFDGVRVDADRRLGEEGQGLPIALSALDSGRLGIAAVAVGLAQGALDDAVAYAKERQAFGKAIIDHQGLGFLLADMAAAVESARATVLDAARRKDAGKPYSRQASIAKLVATDAAMRVTTDAVQVLGGAGYTRDFPVERYMREAKVMQIFEGTNQIQRMVIARHLARG
- a CDS encoding SDR family oxidoreductase translates to MVLSGGSRGIGLAIAVRWARGGGDVVLLAKTAAPHPRLEGTLATAAAAVEEAGGRALPVTGDVRSDEDVARAVAAAVQRFGGVDVVVNNASAIDLSGVRDLPMKRYDLLQDVDARGTYLLTATCVPHLEESARAGRRPHVLTLSPPIDLDPRWFDPMTAYAMAKYGMSMCTIGFARQLAGAGVAVDSLWPRTTIATAAVANLLGGEAALRRSRTPEVVADAAWELLTRPGWSTGGFHVDEDVLRAAGTSDLSRYLAPGAREEDLATDFFLPGGEVPPRTP
- a CDS encoding M14 family zinc carboxypeptidase gives rise to the protein MTHRRRWAAAGTGTLLAAALAVTTPGATAAGPASSGVAAVVASGERLAPGETALVRLAVPDRAAADRLVASGADVAAGPSRRGGVVTVDVVLTGRELAAQQRAGARLVQVVQREGQGTARYAASARAAAAAARGPQRTAAARAGAADVANPDVLAFGQAYWWTSKGQTFAQVQVGTSATDDPDLEVEVTWRTADGRSGTFPLVRFVDAGEYQFHYALPVPVPGQPVALTAASSLGGTKTARPSAWPGTTPPDLPEGYQSDFIDAYMAPTEVKARIARLGRQYRDLVTVVDLPHRTQGYRRTATAYLGDPATAAVVVESVKFGDQGMNGVVVQAVDPGRRNRPLTARYRDRVLTVQLATGADGAVYSTADDVAELVSKRFPNVFRAFARAGQGAGVVQPSAAARLDDGLDAPAGVSRRPWTVQALRIGYHRDGSRPGVLAYSQEHAREWATPLVTLEFAERLLANARTDEGTRELLEETEVFVIPTVNPDGANYSFYDENFQRKNLDDWCEGAQRDPANASRIGVDINRNYATGSVYDGYAGGSLDCLSGTAAGPAELSEPESRNVIDLARANPSIRYALNVHSYGGYFMWSPGAYKAEGRVTLPRPSIETAASFLSDAKRIVGAIARHRGTVTWPSNTGPVVDVLYSAAGNSADQLYYDLDITAWDFEVGNDLWDPEEQEWQAVGFQPPYEEAHEEAMEYAEGLVELVRIARDDAQDGR
- a CDS encoding NAD(P)H-binding protein translates to MPTYAVTGATGHLGRLVIHALLERGAPAGEVAALVRAPERAGDVAALGVEVREADYDRPGTLGAALSGVRRLLLVSGSEPGRRVPQHRAVVDAAREAGVELLAYTSILGAGRTSNPLAPDHEATEELLAASGVPHALLRNGWYTENYAAQLGTWAATGTLLGAAGDAGVSVAARADYAAAAAAVLAEGRPGDVHELGGPAVDFAAIARAASAVTGVDVAYRSLPPQDYVAALTAAGVDEGTAGFLAALEATTARGELATTSTDLERLAGRPVTPVEDVLRAAWAEQRPAA
- a CDS encoding DEAD/DEAH box helicase, with amino-acid sequence MPHGTTSTSGTTRPTPRSTARPQHRPAAARTTYGRRPAPRPTGPDPLEQLFTASAEAFDATAELPSFHDLGLPQPLVTALERRGMHAPFAIQARVMPDALAGRDVLGRAQTGSGKTLGFGLPMLTRLAGGTRESRRPRGLVLVPTRELANQVRDALGPLGHALDLRLGVVVGGAPYSRQIEQLRRGVDVLVATPGRLIDLLDRGEVRLDAVEVTVLDEADYMADLGFLPAVTQILDLTPAGTQRLLFSATLDSGVRRLVTAYLRDPAAHAVADATSHVENMEHRAYVVRPHEKLAVLAEIAQRPARTLFFARTKQGAQRLADQLVEAGVPATAIHGDLPQGARQRALGAFAAGRSRVLVATDVAARGIHVDELDLVVHVDPPADHKDYLHRSGRTARAGTAGVVLSILLPGQRRTAAQLFDRAGVEADMRYVAPGDELVRELAESGEPVVVKEEPRRSSGPRRSGPRRPGGRYRGERSDRGERGERSEHRGPRRPRADAA
- a CDS encoding VOC family protein — its product is MIGRLEKTVLDCPDPRALAAFYAEVLGMRVTEDSPDWVVLGRRPGDRDLAFQRAEPYDPPDWPHPGHPQQEHLDVRVDDVDAAERSVLALGARRLPAEREEGFRVFADPAGHPFCLLFG